CATGGATGACATTGTAATCATAGGTGCGACAAACAGACCTGATATCATCGATCCATCGTTCCTCCGTCCTGGAAGGTTTGATGAGCTCATCTTTACAGGGCAGCCTGATAAGAAAGCAAGGGAAGAGATATACAAAATCCATACAAAAGAAATGCCTCTCTCGGATGATGTCAGCATATCAGAACTTGCTGAGATGAGTGAGGGATTTGCAGGTGCAGACATAGAGGCTTTGTGCAGAGAGGCTGGAATGATTGCACTGCGCGAGAACAGAGAGGCGGATGAAGTTAGAATGGAGCATTTCATTAAGGCGTTTGAAACCGTTCATCCCTCCATAGATGAGGAAATGATAGAATACTACAGGGAAATTTCGAACAAACTGGGACGGGTTGTTACAAAGAGGGAGATCGCAAAAGGCATAGAAGTAATGTAATTTGGTAACTCTCCCTTTTTGATTCTTATTTCTACCGCCATTAATTACGGGTAGGAATACGATTTCGGAATCCGCAGATTTTTAGGCCGGGTCGGAACGATAATTATTTAAAACAGTAAGACATTTATAATTTGGAGGCAAACATGAAAGAAAAAAAAGCAATAGCAATATTGGCGGTATTTGTTGCAGCATCACTGGTTATACCACCTGTTTTGGCTGCAACTACAGAAAGTACAACAACCCCCATTTCTGAGAACGAATTCAAACATTTTGAAGTGCCGGTTGTTGGATACAGCGGTTCTGGAGATATACTGGTGGCAGGAAGTGACGATGATGAATTTGAGCCAGTAATTGAAACGGATGCAAATGGCAATTTGCTGGTAGCGTATACTGTACAGCAGGGTGTTTTTGAATCGGATGTGCTTTTGGCAAAGTCTACGGATGGCGGCAGCAGTTGGAGTATTGCATCTCCTCCTTGGGGTGACCTCGAGGGGCTGCAGCATAGCCCGGCCATGATTTATTACCCGGGCGGAGGTGCAATAGTTGGGACATTTGCTGACGCTAGCGGTGGATGGCAGATGTTTTTCAAGGTACCAGATGTATCTGACGAGACAACATACGATTACAATGGATGGGGCGGATTTGAGGAGATAATTGCTTCAGCTGTTTCATACACCACATTTGAGGACGGACTGAAGATTATCGTAACACCACTAGCCGGGACCAGTAGTGGCTTTGAGGGAACATGCATGTGGGCATATGCTGATTTTGAAGAAATGAGCGGTTACGGTGGATCTTATTACTATGATGCACAATCAAGAACCGGAGCATATACTGATGCATCCAATATGAAAGGTTTTGCGTTCGCTAGCAACCATTATGGTTTTGTCTGCGATGCATTCAGAGAGGAAACGGGAGTCGTTCAACCTTTAATAAAATGGACTGTCTATGAGGAAGAGCCCGACCTTGAATATACAGACCATCAGTTCTGGCTCGAGAATGGTATAACGGCAACAGACCCGGATGCTGTCGGAACCGGCAACAATATCTATGTTACCTATACAGCATATAATCCTGCCTTCGGCGACTACGATATAAAATGCAAATACTCTCACGATGGCGGGGCGAGCTGGGACGAGAGCATGGCAGCATCAGCACAATTGGTCGATGAGACAAATTCAGCCATCTATGCCTCAGGCAACACGGTTTTCATTACCTATGTAAAGCAGGGAAATCTTTATCTCGTGAAATCCGAAGATGGCGGAGCGACTTGGGGAGAGCCAGATCAGGTGAATGGAGAACCTGGAACAGTTGTAGCTGAACCGGGAGCAACCAGTATATCAAGAGGAGGAATCGTCTGGGTTGACACCAGAAATGGAAATAAGGACATCTACTATGCACCATTGCCCTGTGCTATAATCAATGTCAAGGATATATCTGGAGGAATGGGAATTTCGGCGACAATTACCAATACAGGAACAGAAGATGCAAGCAACGTGGACTGGTCAATTGAATTGACAGGACTGATATTCATTGGCAAGGAAACAACAGGAACAATTGACAGCTTGCCGGCAGGTGGAGAAGAAGCAATCAAAAGCGGCTTGGTTTTCGGCATCGGACCGACAACAATAACAATAACAGCAGGCGGAGCATCAAAGACAGCCAAAGGTTTTGTACTTGGACCGCTGGTACTGGGAGTGAAGTAAACTCTCTCCTTTTCCCTTTTTTAATTTTTTAGTTTCCCGTAAATTGTTGCATAAAAATGGGCCCAGAGAGATTCGAACTCTCGACCTCCCGGTTTCTGCCTTGTAGCCTATGTTCAATACTTGTAAGCTGTGGATATCAGCCGGGCGCTCCAACCTGGCTAAGCTATGGGCCCTTGAAATTGAATGTATTTTGAGTATATTAAAAAAGCGGTTTTTGATCGAGCCACGTTTTATGCGTGACAATATGCCTGAAAATAAAAATGATGAAAATGTCAACGGCAACCATAAAAATAACAGCTAGGGAAATAAAAATTTCGCTATGAATGGAAGCAACATTCCAATCCAGATATCGCTGCTCAATTAGCAGAGTCAATCCGCTC
This region of Candidatus Thermoplasmatota archaeon genomic DNA includes:
- a CDS encoding sialidase family protein, with translation MKEKKAIAILAVFVAASLVIPPVLAATTESTTTPISENEFKHFEVPVVGYSGSGDILVAGSDDDEFEPVIETDANGNLLVAYTVQQGVFESDVLLAKSTDGGSSWSIASPPWGDLEGLQHSPAMIYYPGGGAIVGTFADASGGWQMFFKVPDVSDETTYDYNGWGGFEEIIASAVSYTTFEDGLKIIVTPLAGTSSGFEGTCMWAYADFEEMSGYGGSYYYDAQSRTGAYTDASNMKGFAFASNHYGFVCDAFREETGVVQPLIKWTVYEEEPDLEYTDHQFWLENGITATDPDAVGTGNNIYVTYTAYNPAFGDYDIKCKYSHDGGASWDESMAASAQLVDETNSAIYASGNTVFITYVKQGNLYLVKSEDGGATWGEPDQVNGEPGTVVAEPGATSISRGGIVWVDTRNGNKDIYYAPLPCAIINVKDISGGMGISATITNTGTEDASNVDWSIELTGLIFIGKETTGTIDSLPAGGEEAIKSGLVFGIGPTTITITAGGASKTAKGFVLGPLVLGVK